The genomic segment TGCGCCTTGGCGATCTCGCGCAGGCTTTGACCGCGAATGGCGGTCGCGGCGGATGGCCTGGCGGTCGAGCTCGAGCGGGCGCCGGCCGATGTGCCGGCCCTCCAGGCGGGAGGCATCCGCTGCTAATTCCCCCAAGGCTCGCCACTGGTTCGTAACCGGGCCATGGAAACGGGCGTGGCCTGCGCGGGGCGCGCACAGTAGAATCTGCGCATCGCATGCAGCGGGTGGCCCTACTCTACGACGCCAGCCAGGCGGTGCTGGGGACGTTCGACCTGGATCAGGTGCTGAATCAGATCCTGGCCATCGTCCGCGACTACTTCCGTCTGGAAAAAGGGACGGTGTTCCTGGTGGACGAGCGCACCGGGCACCTGAGTCCGCGGCGCTGGATCGGGCGGCAGGGCAATTCGGCGCGCAGCATCGAAATCGGCAAAGGCCTGGTGGGCCACGCGGCGCAGCTCAAGCGCCCTATCTATGCGCCCGACGTGGAGAAAGACCCGCGCTACGTGCCCAACCTGCCGGGCACCCGGTCCGAGCTGGCGATCCCGCTGCTCCTGAAAGACAAGGTCGTGGGCGTGCTCGACTTCCAGAGCGACAGGGAAGATTACTTCGACAACGAAACTGTGGACCTGCTCACGCTGTTTGCGACGCAGGCCTCGATCGGATTGCAGAACGCCACGCTCTACCAGCTGGAGCAGAGGCGGGCGGCGCAACTGGAGGCGATCAACGCCATCGCGCGCGAGGCCGCCGCCGTGCTCGACATGAGCGAGATGCTGGAGAAGCTGTGCGCGGTGGTGCTGCAGCACTTCCGCAGCGTCCAGCACATCTCGGTGCTGCTCTGGGAGAACGATCACCTGTTCCTGCGGCGGTCGCGGGGCAAGCTGGATTGCACGCTTCCCGAGGGGCAGCACCTGCCGGCGGGGGCGGGACTGGCGTCGCAGGCGCTGATCAGGCGCGAGCCGGTAGTGGCCAACAACGTGGCCGACGCGCCGGGTTATGTGCCCGGCGTGGCGAACGCCGTTTCCGAGCTGTGCCTGCCGCTGGTGAGCTTTGGCGATCCGCTCGGCGTGCTGGTGATGGACAACACAAAAGCCAACGCCTTCAGTGAAGACGACGTGCGGGCGCTGAGTCCGGTGGCCGACATCTGCGCCACCGCGCTGCAGAACGCGCGCCACTACGAAAACGCGCGCCAGCTGGCCAACATAGACGGCCTCACCGGAATCTTCAACCGCCGCTACTTCGAGCAGCGCATTGTGGAAGAGCTGGAGCGCAGCGCCCGCTACAACACGCCGTTCTCGGTGGTCATGATCGACATTGACAATTTCAAGAAGCTGAATGACGAGTTCGGGCACCTGCTGGGCGACGAAGTGTTGCGCCAGGCAGCGCAGATTTTGCGCCAGCAATTGCGCAAGATTGACCGCGTATGCCGCTACGGCGGCGAAGAGTTCGCCATCATCATGCCGGAAACGAACGGACCGGCAGCCGTGCAGGGCGCCGAGAAGCTGCGCCGCACCGTGGAAGGATGGCGCTTCCCGGGCGTGCCGCGCCCGGTCACCGTGAGCGGCGGGGTGGCCGAGTTCCCGGCGCACGGCGCCACACGCGACGAGCTGGTGCGCGCGGCCGATAGCGCCCTCTACCTGGCCAAGAGCGCCGGGCGCAACCGCATTGTGGGTTACGCGCTCAATGCCGCTCCGGCGTGAAGTTCCTGCTGCGCGCGACAAACCGCATCCGATCCTGACGCTCCTACTTGCCAATCACGCCGCTTAACGACAGAATGACCCTTCCCGTCACGCAGAAAAGGCCAGTTCGATGAGCCCAGAAGGAACCGGAACGGCAATGGTGGCCGCCAGGAAGGCGGTAGCGCGCGTGGCCCTGGTAGGCCTGGGCGCCAACGCCACCGGCATGATGCGCGACGCCTTCCGCCAGTTCGGGATTGAGGCTTCCGAGCTGAAGCACGCCGAGCTGCAGCGGCTGGCGCGCGAAAAGCTGGAGGGCTGCGTGGTGCAGCTGGACGCGCAGGCGGAGGAGGTGCTGAAGGCGGCGCGCAATTCCAAGTCGAACCGCCGGGTGGTGCTCTACGGCGTGAGCGACGACCCGCAGCAGGCGCTGAAGTACTCCAAGTACGGCCTGAATGTCGTTCTGCGGCATCCGCTGGAACGGCAGGAAGTGATCAAAGCGGTGCGCTCCACGCAGTTGCTGCTCATCCATGAGCTGCGCTGTTATGTCCGCATCCCGCTGGTCACCGAAGTGAAGCTGGAGGGAGACCGCCGCATCAGCGCCACCAGCCAGGAAGTGTCCGGCGGCGGCATGTCGCTGAAGACCGAGACGCTGCCAAAGCTGGGTGAAACCTTCGACGTGAGCTTCGAGCTGCCCGGCAAGCGCGCGCTGAAGGTGACAGCCACCGTGTGCTGGACGCGCGAGCCGGCGAGCCTGTTCGGCATCCGCTTCGACGCCGCCGACACCGGCCGCCAGGGCGTGAAGGCCTGGATCGACGAGTACCTGGAAATCACGTAAGACAGGTTTCGAGGTTTCAAAGTTTCGATGTCGGGCCTATAAGCGCAGGTTCGCCATCTTCGAACATCAAAACCTTGAAACATGGAAATCTTGAAACCGATCCTGGCTGAATTGTCGGCATGACGACTCCCGTCCTCGAGCTGCGCAGCGTGCGCAAGGCGTACGACAGCTTTGTTGCGGTAGACAGCCTGTCGTTTTCCATCGCGCGCGGAACGATCTTCGGGCTGCTGGGGCCGAACGGCGCGGGCAAGACCAGCACCATTCGGATGATGATCGGCATCACCGCGCCCGATTCGGGCGAAGTGCGCGTCTTTGGCGAGACGTTCCGGCGGAAGCACCTGGACCGGATCGGCTACCTGCCGGAAGAGCGCGGGCTTTACAAGAAGATGAAAGTCATCGACCAGCTGATCTTCCTGGGACGCCTGCACGGAGTGCCCGCCGCGAGCGCGCGAAGCAAGGCACAGGAGTGGTGCCGCAAGCTGGAAATTGCCGACTGGACGCAGAAAAAAGTGGAAGAGCTGAGCAAGGGCATGCAGCAGAAGATCCAGTTCATCGCCGCCCTGCTGCACGATCCCGAGTTCATCATCATGGACGAGCCCTTCTTCGGGCTCGATCCGGTGAACTCCACGCTGCTGAAGAACGTTTTGCTGGAGCTGAAGCAGGGCGGCAAGACCATCCTGTTCTCCACCCACCGCATGGACCAGGTGGAGAAGCTGTGCGACGCCATCTGCCTGGTGAACCGGGGCAAGCCGGTGCTGCAGGGCGAGCTGCGCGACATCAAATCGCGATACGGGCGCAACAACGTGCAAATCCAGTACGAAGGCGACGGCAGCTTCCTGAAAGACGGCAACGGGCTGGTGGAGGGCTACAACGACTACGGCAACTACGCCGAGATACGGCTGAAGGCGGGCAGCGACGCGCAGCAACTGCTCGTCTGGGCGGCGGCGCGGGCGCGCATCAGCCGCTTCGAACTGATGGAGCCGTCGCTGGAAGAAATCTTCATTGAAACGGTGGGCAAGAACGATGGCTGAGTCGCTGCGCAACGTGCTGCTGATCGCGGGCCGCGAGTACCTGGAGCGGGTGCGGACCAAGGCGTTCATCTTCTCCACCATCCTGCTGCCCGCGATCATGGGCGGCGCCATCCTGCTGCCCACCAGGCTGGCCATGCGGGCAACGCGTCCGCAGAACATCGTGGTCGTCGCCTCCGATCCCGACACCGCCGCCGCCCTGAAGCAGGGCCTGGAAGACCGGCAGCGCGGCCTGGCGGTGGACTTCAACGTCACCGTGGACCTGAACGCTACCGACGCCGAACACCAGCAGTTGCTCGGGCGCATCCAGCGCAAGGAACTCGACGGCGTGCTCTGGGCGACCAGCGACGCGCTGGCCAAACGCGAGCTGCGCTACGAGACGCGCGAGACCAGCGACTTTGCGCAGCGCGGCAGCCTGACCGGCGCCATCACCAGCGCGATGATGCGGCGCACCCTGCAAACCAGGGGCTTGACCGGGAACGAGACCGACGAGCTGTTCAAGCCGTATCGCGTGGACGTGGTGGACGCGGTGAAGGGCAGCCAGGCGGCCGGCGCGGGCGCGTTCATCGGCGCCATCATCCTGATGATGATGCTGTACCTCACCACGCTGATCTACGGCGTACAGGTGCAGCAGTCGGTGATCGAAGAGAAAACTTCGCGCGTGATGGAGGTGCTGCTCTCCTCGACGACGTCCACGCAACTGCTCGGCGGGAAAATTCTCGGCGTCGGCTCGGTGGGGCTCACGCAGCTGCTCATCTGGGTGCTGCTGGGCGTGGTGACCTCGTCGCCCGCGGTCGCGGCAGTGGGCGGCGCGATGAAAGGCCTTTCGTTCTCGGCGACCGCGGTCGTTTTCTTCCCGGTGTTCTTCCTGCTCGGCTATTTCCTGTACAGCACCATCTTCGCGGCGCTGGGCTCGATGGTGAATTCGCAGCAGGAAGTGCAGTCGCTGCAAACGTTCGTGATGCTGCCGCTGATCTCCTCGACCATCGTGATGATGCCGGTCATCCGCGCGCCCAACTCGCCGATGGCGGTGGCCTTCTCCATGTTTCCGTTCACCGCGCCGCTGATCATGTACCTGCGGATCGTCATCCAGCAGCCGCCCATGATCCAGATCGTGATCTCCGTGGCGCTGCTGGCGCTCACCATCTACGGCATGCTCTGGCTGGCGGCACGGATTTATCGCGTCGGCATCCTGATGTACGGCAAGAAGCCGACCCTGCCGGAAATCGTGAAATGGGTGAAGTATGCGTAGAGCGGTCGTCGGCTCTCGGTCGTCGGTCGCCGGCGAAATCGCGTCATGCGTAGAATGATGGCGTGAGCGTGCCTGCCACCGCGCCGGAAGTCGCCGAAGCCGTATCGCCGGAAGAGCGGCGCTTCACGCTGCGCGAGCGGCTGCTGCTTTGGCTCATTGTGAATGCGGCGTACGCCGTGATCCGGCTGCTGGGCGCGACGTGGCGCACCGAGGGCTCGGGCGAGGAGCCGGGATGGGAGCATTTTCCCGTCAACGGCATCTTCGTCTTCTGGCACCACTGCGTGATTCCCGCCGCGCACTACTTTCGCAACCAGAACATCGCCATCATGACCAGCCGCAGCTTTGACGGCGAGGCCATCGCGCGCCTCGTGGAGAAGCTGGGCTACCAGGCGGTGCGCGGATCGAGTTCGCGCGGCGGCGCGAGGGCGCTGCTGGAGATGCACAAGCTCGCCCAAGACGGCCGCTGCGTGGTCTTCACCGCCGACGGTCCGCGCGGCCCGCGCTTTGTCGCCAAGCCAGGGCCGGTGCTGCTGGCGCGCAACTCGGGGCTGCCCGTGCGTCCGTTTGCTTTTGCCGCGCGGCGCGCGTGGACGCTGAAGAGCTGGGACAGGATGGTGATTCCGCGTCCGTTCAGCCGGATCGTGCTTCGCTTCGGAGGGCCAATCAGCGTGAGCGAGAATGCGACGGAAGACGAAATGACGCGGCGCGTGAAGGAAATGCAGGATGGGCTGGAGCGCGTGCGGGAGTTCGCGGAGAAGGCGGCCATGCAAAATGCAAAATGAAAAAATGCAAGATCAAGAACGAAGATCAACGACTGCGCGAGCCGCGCCAATTCGTCAGT from the Terriglobales bacterium genome contains:
- a CDS encoding PilZ domain-containing protein; this encodes MSPEGTGTAMVAARKAVARVALVGLGANATGMMRDAFRQFGIEASELKHAELQRLAREKLEGCVVQLDAQAEEVLKAARNSKSNRRVVLYGVSDDPQQALKYSKYGLNVVLRHPLERQEVIKAVRSTQLLLIHELRCYVRIPLVTEVKLEGDRRISATSQEVSGGGMSLKTETLPKLGETFDVSFELPGKRALKVTATVCWTREPASLFGIRFDAADTGRQGVKAWIDEYLEIT
- a CDS encoding diguanylate cyclase, which translates into the protein MQRVALLYDASQAVLGTFDLDQVLNQILAIVRDYFRLEKGTVFLVDERTGHLSPRRWIGRQGNSARSIEIGKGLVGHAAQLKRPIYAPDVEKDPRYVPNLPGTRSELAIPLLLKDKVVGVLDFQSDREDYFDNETVDLLTLFATQASIGLQNATLYQLEQRRAAQLEAINAIAREAAAVLDMSEMLEKLCAVVLQHFRSVQHISVLLWENDHLFLRRSRGKLDCTLPEGQHLPAGAGLASQALIRREPVVANNVADAPGYVPGVANAVSELCLPLVSFGDPLGVLVMDNTKANAFSEDDVRALSPVADICATALQNARHYENARQLANIDGLTGIFNRRYFEQRIVEELERSARYNTPFSVVMIDIDNFKKLNDEFGHLLGDEVLRQAAQILRQQLRKIDRVCRYGGEEFAIIMPETNGPAAVQGAEKLRRTVEGWRFPGVPRPVTVSGGVAEFPAHGATRDELVRAADSALYLAKSAGRNRIVGYALNAAPA
- a CDS encoding ATP-binding cassette domain-containing protein; its protein translation is MTTPVLELRSVRKAYDSFVAVDSLSFSIARGTIFGLLGPNGAGKTSTIRMMIGITAPDSGEVRVFGETFRRKHLDRIGYLPEERGLYKKMKVIDQLIFLGRLHGVPAASARSKAQEWCRKLEIADWTQKKVEELSKGMQQKIQFIAALLHDPEFIIMDEPFFGLDPVNSTLLKNVLLELKQGGKTILFSTHRMDQVEKLCDAICLVNRGKPVLQGELRDIKSRYGRNNVQIQYEGDGSFLKDGNGLVEGYNDYGNYAEIRLKAGSDAQQLLVWAAARARISRFELMEPSLEEIFIETVGKNDG
- a CDS encoding ABC transporter permease, giving the protein MAESLRNVLLIAGREYLERVRTKAFIFSTILLPAIMGGAILLPTRLAMRATRPQNIVVVASDPDTAAALKQGLEDRQRGLAVDFNVTVDLNATDAEHQQLLGRIQRKELDGVLWATSDALAKRELRYETRETSDFAQRGSLTGAITSAMMRRTLQTRGLTGNETDELFKPYRVDVVDAVKGSQAAGAGAFIGAIILMMMLYLTTLIYGVQVQQSVIEEKTSRVMEVLLSSTTSTQLLGGKILGVGSVGLTQLLIWVLLGVVTSSPAVAAVGGAMKGLSFSATAVVFFPVFFLLGYFLYSTIFAALGSMVNSQQEVQSLQTFVMLPLISSTIVMMPVIRAPNSPMAVAFSMFPFTAPLIMYLRIVIQQPPMIQIVISVALLALTIYGMLWLAARIYRVGILMYGKKPTLPEIVKWVKYA
- a CDS encoding lysophospholipid acyltransferase family protein; the protein is MSVPATAPEVAEAVSPEERRFTLRERLLLWLIVNAAYAVIRLLGATWRTEGSGEEPGWEHFPVNGIFVFWHHCVIPAAHYFRNQNIAIMTSRSFDGEAIARLVEKLGYQAVRGSSSRGGARALLEMHKLAQDGRCVVFTADGPRGPRFVAKPGPVLLARNSGLPVRPFAFAARRAWTLKSWDRMVIPRPFSRIVLRFGGPISVSENATEDEMTRRVKEMQDGLERVREFAEKAAMQNAK